Proteins encoded together in one Rubripirellula reticaptiva window:
- a CDS encoding SLC13 family permease has translation MGTWESWLAIAVALTLLLTLAFRVAATDLLALGCLAILVVAQAISGTTLLPTAEQAFAGYGNSGLVTVAFLFAVVTGLEFTGGTELATGWFLNRAKTLTGAQTRLFVPVAVMSGFLNNTPVVVALMPVVGDLAKRINTSTSRLLLPLSYAAILGGMCTLMGTSTNLLIADLNAEKIAAGATHRQLGFFDPAWVGVPATILGVIYMIIASRWLLPDRRGAISVSDDPRQYTVEVQVEPGGPLAGRTIEDAGLRHLPGLYIAEIQREDGTIAAAKPQEYLKDNDVLILVGALDSVVDLRKIRGLTTSDDQARKLKVPAWQRTLVEAVVSPRCGLLGKTIREGRFRSHYNAAVVAVARGDKRLTGKLGDVRLETGDVLLLEASPSFLHRQGESRDFFLVSKVKQAEIRRPEQAWYAIAIVLLMVLFAATTQKILCASLVAAIAMILFRCCTASEARRSIDWSILIVIGAAIGIGSAMGQSGAAAGIANVLLGVAGSDPILTLAAVYLATMLCTELITNNAAAMLMFPIAMGAAEGLGCAPEPMIIAVMIAASASFLTPFGYQTNMMVYGVGGYRVSDYVKFGLPLSIIVFVVSMTVIPLVWSF, from the coding sequence ATGGGAACTTGGGAATCTTGGCTTGCCATCGCGGTCGCGCTGACGTTGCTTTTGACGTTGGCGTTTCGCGTTGCCGCAACTGATTTGTTGGCGCTGGGGTGCTTGGCGATCCTAGTGGTCGCCCAAGCCATCAGCGGAACAACCCTGTTGCCAACAGCCGAGCAAGCTTTTGCCGGTTACGGCAACTCGGGTTTGGTGACGGTCGCGTTTCTATTTGCGGTGGTGACGGGGCTTGAATTTACCGGGGGCACTGAGCTCGCGACCGGATGGTTTTTGAACCGAGCCAAGACACTTACCGGAGCCCAAACGAGGCTGTTTGTTCCGGTCGCTGTGATGAGCGGTTTTTTGAACAACACGCCGGTGGTGGTGGCGCTGATGCCAGTGGTGGGTGACCTGGCAAAACGAATCAACACCAGCACAAGTCGGTTGCTCTTGCCGCTCAGTTACGCCGCGATTCTGGGCGGCATGTGCACGTTGATGGGAACTAGCACCAACCTGTTGATCGCCGACTTGAACGCGGAAAAAATTGCCGCTGGCGCCACGCATCGTCAGTTGGGTTTCTTTGACCCGGCGTGGGTCGGCGTTCCCGCGACGATCCTCGGTGTGATTTACATGATCATTGCGTCGCGTTGGTTGCTGCCAGATCGTCGAGGTGCGATCAGTGTGTCGGATGACCCAAGGCAGTACACGGTCGAAGTCCAGGTCGAACCGGGTGGTCCGTTGGCCGGTCGGACGATCGAGGACGCGGGGCTGCGTCATTTGCCAGGTTTGTACATTGCCGAAATTCAGCGTGAGGATGGCACGATCGCCGCCGCCAAGCCGCAAGAGTATTTGAAAGACAACGATGTGCTGATCTTGGTCGGCGCGCTTGACAGCGTGGTGGACCTGCGAAAAATTCGTGGACTAACAACCTCGGACGATCAAGCGAGAAAGCTGAAAGTGCCAGCTTGGCAACGGACATTGGTCGAAGCCGTTGTCAGTCCGCGATGCGGGCTGCTGGGGAAGACGATCCGCGAGGGACGATTTCGTTCGCATTACAACGCTGCCGTCGTTGCGGTAGCTCGAGGCGACAAGCGATTGACCGGGAAGCTAGGTGATGTGCGATTGGAAACGGGCGACGTTCTTTTGCTCGAAGCCTCGCCGTCGTTTTTGCATCGCCAGGGCGAGTCGCGAGACTTCTTTTTGGTCAGCAAGGTCAAGCAGGCCGAGATTCGTCGTCCTGAACAGGCTTGGTATGCGATTGCGATCGTGTTGTTGATGGTGCTGTTTGCTGCCACGACTCAAAAGATTCTTTGCGCTTCCTTGGTCGCCGCGATTGCGATGATCCTATTTCGCTGCTGCACCGCGTCCGAAGCACGTCGCAGCATCGATTGGTCGATCTTGATCGTGATCGGTGCGGCGATCGGCATTGGTTCAGCGATGGGGCAAAGCGGCGCTGCAGCGGGGATCGCAAACGTGTTGCTGGGCGTGGCGGGTTCCGATCCGATTTTAACGCTGGCCGCTGTTTACTTGGCAACAATGCTTTGCACCGAACTGATCACCAATAACGCGGCGGCCATGTTGATGTTCCCGATTGCGATGGGCGCGGCCGAGGGTTTGGGATGTGCACCCGAACCGATGATCATCGCGGTGATGATCGCAGCGTCGGCAAGCTTTCTAACGCCGTTCGGTTACCAAACCAACATGATGGTGTATGGCGTCGGTGGTTACCGGGTCAGCGACTATGTGAAGTTTGGGTTGCCGCTAAGCATCATTGTGTTTGTCGTCTCGATGACGGTCATTCCGCTGGTTTGGTCGTTCTAG
- a CDS encoding DUF3311 domain-containing protein has translation MKKVIWGLILLLVVLHQDIWNWDNDRLVFGIIPVTLAYHACISIAASAVWLTAALTAWPDHLEDESESSEAAQ, from the coding sequence ATGAAGAAAGTAATTTGGGGACTCATTCTCCTGCTGGTAGTGTTGCACCAAGATATTTGGAATTGGGATAACGATCGGCTTGTGTTCGGTATCATCCCGGTCACGCTGGCCTATCATGCCTGCATCTCGATCGCGGCGTCGGCGGTCTGGTTGACCGCGGCGCTGACTGCATGGCCCGACCATTTGGAAGACGAATCAGAATCATCGGAGGCGGCACAATGA
- the aceE gene encoding pyruvate dehydrogenase (acetyl-transferring), homodimeric type: protein MSESETVAKAEIAQNLGELQRNADVDVDSAETQEWLASLDYVLQSKGPERVKFLIDQLRDRAAEEGVPLSSDTSTPYVNTIAPHEQPAYPGNRELERRIKSIIRWNAMAMVVRANKRGGGVGGHISTFASSATLYEVAFNHFFKGRGEDGYSGDSIYFQGHASPGMYSRAFVEGRLSEEKLENFRRELADGGGLSSYPHPWLMPDFWEYPTVSMGLGPIMAIYQARFNEYMNDRGMKDTKGQKVWAFLGDGECDEPETLGAIGLASREKLDNLIFVVNCNLQRLDGPVRGNGKIIQELESIFHGAGWNVIKVIWGSEWDDLLARDKTGLLAKRMNEVVDGQYQKYTSMPGSYVREHFFGKYPELLELVAHLSDEKIEKIRRGGHDPEKVYAAYKRAMDLNNGKPTVILAKTIKGYGLGEAGEGRNVAHNQKKMNEAELLEFRTRFGIPISDSEVGNTPFYKPSDSSTEIKYLKERRKVLGGSVPSRPTVHPTMEVPSLEEFQKVISKMENKSISTTFACVQTLIAMCRDKKIGKNVVPIVPDESRTFGMEGMFRQFGIYAHAGQLYEPADSGIVSYYKEAQDGQILEEGITECGSISSFNAAGTAYSCHGVNMIPFYIYYSMFGFQRIGDSIWAAADMRAKGFLVGGTAGRTTLNGEGLQHQDGHSLLNAIAFPTVRAYDPAFAYEVVVIVQEGLQRMYADGEQCIYYITAENDEYVHPPMPEGCEEGIIKGMYKFKSQDADGEKARVQLFGSGAILNSALKAQEILAEKFNISSDVWSVTSYTQLRREAGACERWNRLHPTETPRKSYLEETLEGVEGPFISASDYVRALGEQLTPFIPGDYFVLGTDGMGRSETREALRRHFEVDAESIVIATLYRLAKAGTFKMADVAQAIKDFDYDPEKVDPYFA, encoded by the coding sequence ATGTCTGAATCTGAAACTGTCGCGAAAGCCGAAATCGCCCAAAACTTAGGCGAATTGCAACGTAACGCGGATGTCGATGTCGACTCGGCAGAGACCCAAGAGTGGCTCGCGTCGCTCGACTACGTGTTGCAGAGCAAAGGCCCCGAGCGCGTCAAGTTTCTAATCGACCAGCTTCGCGACCGTGCCGCCGAAGAAGGCGTGCCATTGTCGTCCGACACATCGACACCCTACGTCAACACGATCGCCCCTCACGAACAGCCTGCCTACCCAGGCAACCGCGAACTTGAACGACGAATCAAGTCGATCATTCGCTGGAATGCAATGGCGATGGTGGTCCGAGCCAACAAGCGAGGCGGCGGCGTCGGCGGTCACATCAGCACTTTCGCATCGAGCGCGACGCTATACGAAGTCGCTTTCAACCACTTCTTCAAAGGTCGCGGCGAAGACGGTTACTCGGGCGACTCGATCTACTTCCAGGGGCACGCCTCGCCTGGCATGTATTCGCGTGCATTCGTCGAAGGACGTTTGTCCGAAGAGAAACTCGAAAACTTCCGCCGTGAATTGGCCGATGGCGGCGGACTGAGCAGCTATCCCCACCCGTGGTTGATGCCCGATTTCTGGGAATATCCAACCGTTTCGATGGGCTTGGGGCCGATCATGGCGATTTACCAAGCGCGGTTCAATGAATACATGAACGACCGCGGAATGAAGGACACCAAGGGCCAAAAAGTCTGGGCGTTTTTGGGTGACGGCGAATGCGACGAGCCTGAAACTCTCGGTGCGATCGGACTGGCATCTCGCGAAAAACTGGACAACTTGATCTTCGTCGTCAATTGCAATCTGCAACGACTCGACGGTCCTGTTCGCGGCAACGGCAAGATCATTCAAGAATTGGAATCGATCTTCCACGGTGCTGGCTGGAACGTGATCAAAGTCATCTGGGGTAGCGAGTGGGACGATCTGCTGGCCCGCGACAAAACCGGTCTGCTGGCAAAGCGAATGAACGAAGTCGTCGACGGCCAGTACCAAAAGTACACGTCGATGCCGGGCAGTTACGTTCGCGAACACTTCTTCGGCAAATACCCCGAACTACTGGAATTGGTCGCACATCTGTCGGACGAAAAGATTGAAAAGATCCGCCGGGGCGGCCACGATCCCGAAAAGGTTTATGCCGCTTACAAACGAGCAATGGACCTGAACAACGGTAAGCCAACGGTGATTTTGGCGAAAACGATCAAAGGTTACGGCCTGGGCGAAGCCGGCGAAGGACGCAACGTCGCGCACAACCAAAAGAAGATGAACGAGGCCGAACTGCTAGAATTCCGAACTCGTTTCGGCATCCCAATCAGCGACTCGGAAGTCGGCAACACACCGTTCTATAAGCCATCGGATTCCAGTACTGAAATCAAGTACTTGAAGGAACGACGCAAGGTGCTTGGTGGCTCGGTTCCTAGTCGCCCGACCGTCCATCCGACCATGGAAGTTCCTTCGCTGGAAGAATTCCAAAAGGTCATCAGTAAGATGGAAAACAAAAGCATCTCGACGACGTTTGCGTGTGTGCAAACATTGATCGCGATGTGCCGTGACAAGAAGATTGGCAAGAACGTTGTGCCGATCGTGCCTGACGAATCACGCACCTTTGGTATGGAAGGTATGTTTCGCCAGTTCGGGATCTACGCTCACGCCGGCCAACTTTACGAACCCGCCGACTCGGGAATTGTCTCGTACTACAAGGAAGCGCAGGACGGCCAAATCCTTGAGGAAGGCATCACCGAATGCGGTTCGATCAGCAGCTTCAATGCCGCCGGTACCGCTTACAGTTGCCACGGCGTCAACATGATTCCGTTCTACATCTATTACAGCATGTTTGGCTTCCAACGGATCGGTGACTCGATCTGGGCGGCGGCCGACATGCGAGCGAAGGGTTTCTTGGTCGGTGGCACCGCAGGTCGCACGACACTAAACGGCGAAGGTTTGCAACACCAAGACGGGCACAGCCTGCTCAACGCGATCGCGTTCCCAACCGTTCGCGCTTACGATCCGGCGTTCGCTTATGAAGTCGTCGTGATCGTGCAAGAAGGTTTGCAACGAATGTACGCCGATGGCGAACAGTGCATCTATTACATCACCGCGGAAAACGACGAGTACGTTCATCCGCCGATGCCCGAAGGATGCGAAGAAGGCATCATCAAGGGAATGTACAAGTTCAAGAGCCAAGACGCTGATGGCGAGAAGGCTCGCGTGCAATTGTTTGGCAGCGGTGCGATCCTGAACTCGGCTTTGAAGGCTCAAGAAATCTTGGCTGAAAAGTTCAACATCTCCAGTGATGTGTGGAGCGTTACCAGCTACACGCAACTTCGCCGCGAAGCGGGTGCCTGTGAACGCTGGAACCGATTGCACCCGACCGAAACACCTCGCAAGAGCTACCTCGAAGAAACGCTCGAAGGCGTCGAAGGTCCGTTCATCTCGGCCAGCGACTATGTGCGAGCACTCGGCGAGCAATTGACTCCGTTCATTCCGGGCGACTACTTCGTCCTGGGTACTGATGGCATGGGTCGCAGCGAAACTCGCGAAGCCTTGCGTCGCCACTTCGAAGTTGATGCTGAATCGATCGTAATCGCCACGCTGTACCGACTCGCAAAAGCCGGAACATTCAAAATGGCTGACGTCGCCCAGGCGATCAAAGACTTTGATTACGACCCTGAAAAAGTCGACCCGTACTTTGCCTAA
- a CDS encoding 2-oxo acid dehydrogenase subunit E2 yields the protein MTEVKLPELGDGIESGDVLEIFVAVGDVINEGDDIVEMETDKATVPVPASHGGKVLKILVKEGDTVPIGGVLIEVEAAAGSAAPAPAPAKPAPAAAPAPKPAPPAAAAPPPAPAPAAAPAPAAAPAPAAAPAPVATPAPAAPAPPTAKAVSNAGSIPAGPAVRLFAREVGVDLSTVQGSGDGGRIIREDILAVVRSGSQSPKQSASTPKSADARPVTPGLPGTAENDDFGPVRVERMSKIRKTISRQMHASWSQVPRVTNFDDADITDLERLRQSSKDDYAAQGLKLTTMPFLIKAVATALRHHPSMNAVIDEANEQIIYKDYVNVGIAVDTDRGLVVPVMSDTDRMGVPAITRSLAEMAGKVRGGNFGMNDLKGGSFTISNLGAIGGQYSTPIVNVPEVAILLVGRSRKLPVVMSDDSIQPRLMMPLSLSYDHRLVDGGTAARFLNDVIGFLEAPSRLLLAL from the coding sequence ATGACCGAAGTCAAACTTCCCGAACTCGGCGACGGCATCGAATCCGGCGACGTCCTTGAAATTTTTGTCGCTGTCGGTGACGTCATCAACGAAGGCGACGACATCGTCGAAATGGAAACCGACAAGGCGACCGTGCCCGTTCCGGCGTCACACGGCGGCAAAGTCTTGAAGATTTTGGTCAAGGAGGGCGATACCGTGCCGATCGGTGGCGTGCTGATCGAAGTCGAAGCAGCCGCAGGATCCGCCGCACCGGCGCCGGCACCTGCCAAGCCTGCCCCGGCCGCAGCACCGGCTCCCAAACCAGCGCCACCCGCTGCAGCAGCTCCTCCACCGGCTCCCGCGCCTGCCGCTGCCCCAGCTCCTGCCGCTGCCCCAGCTCCTGCCGCTGCCCCAGCACCAGTCGCCACGCCGGCACCCGCTGCACCAGCACCGCCTACAGCCAAAGCAGTTTCGAACGCGGGTTCAATCCCCGCTGGTCCTGCGGTCCGATTGTTTGCTCGCGAAGTCGGCGTCGACTTGTCGACCGTACAAGGCAGCGGCGATGGCGGGCGCATCATCCGCGAAGACATCCTGGCCGTCGTCCGTTCGGGCAGCCAGTCACCGAAACAAAGTGCATCGACACCCAAGTCGGCTGACGCCAGACCGGTCACGCCTGGGCTTCCCGGCACCGCCGAAAACGACGATTTTGGCCCGGTTCGCGTCGAGCGGATGAGCAAGATTCGAAAAACGATCTCGCGTCAGATGCACGCTTCATGGTCGCAAGTCCCACGCGTCACCAACTTTGACGATGCCGACATCACCGATCTGGAACGGCTTCGCCAATCCAGCAAGGATGACTACGCCGCACAAGGTTTGAAACTGACAACGATGCCGTTCCTGATCAAAGCGGTCGCGACGGCGCTGCGTCATCACCCGTCGATGAATGCCGTCATTGATGAAGCGAACGAGCAAATCATCTACAAGGATTACGTCAACGTCGGAATCGCCGTCGACACTGACCGCGGCTTGGTCGTGCCAGTGATGTCGGATACCGATCGTATGGGCGTGCCCGCGATCACTCGCTCGCTAGCCGAAATGGCTGGCAAAGTTCGTGGTGGCAATTTTGGCATGAACGATCTGAAAGGCGGCTCGTTCACGATCAGCAATCTGGGCGCGATCGGTGGCCAGTACTCGACGCCGATCGTCAACGTTCCCGAAGTCGCGATCCTGCTTGTTGGCCGCAGCCGCAAGCTGCCCGTCGTGATGTCGGACGATTCAATCCAGCCACGCCTGATGATGCCGCTAAGCCTGTCCTATGACCACCGCTTGGTCGACGGCGGAACCGCAGCACGATTCTTGAACGACGTGATCGGATTCTTAGAAGCCCCCAGCCGATTGTTGCTGGCTCTGTAA
- a CDS encoding (5-formylfuran-3-yl)methyl phosphate synthase → MAIQDTFIDPAGFSPPGKIRPTQWLVSLRSIEEVEIAAKYPIDILDLKEPQHGPLAPASAELWLAAAQSVASLGERAPKLSAALGEPDEARTVSGDLPTRFDFAKAGPSGCDSAAKLVQMWDDVRDRLPATTELVAVAYADHGAANSLAPESVFELAKQAGLGRCLIDTYSKNGKSTLDHLCPERLSAIHKLASQLRLWWALAGSIRIGDVDWLGQQNVRPDCIGVRGDICTEDRTSPLCETRMSLWSNRLAKN, encoded by the coding sequence ATGGCAATCCAGGATACTTTTATTGATCCGGCAGGCTTTAGCCCCCCAGGTAAAATCCGCCCGACTCAGTGGCTGGTCAGCTTGAGAAGCATCGAAGAAGTCGAAATCGCAGCCAAATACCCGATCGATATTCTGGATTTGAAGGAGCCGCAGCACGGCCCGCTAGCCCCCGCCAGTGCCGAACTGTGGCTCGCCGCCGCTCAAAGCGTCGCCTCCCTAGGCGAAAGAGCTCCTAAATTGTCGGCGGCGCTCGGTGAACCAGACGAAGCCAGAACCGTCTCAGGCGACTTGCCGACGCGATTTGACTTCGCCAAGGCAGGCCCAAGCGGATGCGATTCGGCCGCAAAGCTGGTGCAAATGTGGGACGACGTTCGCGACCGCCTTCCCGCAACCACCGAATTGGTCGCGGTCGCCTATGCGGATCACGGCGCAGCGAATTCACTGGCTCCCGAATCCGTGTTCGAATTAGCCAAGCAAGCCGGACTGGGGCGATGCCTGATCGACACCTATTCAAAGAATGGAAAATCGACACTCGATCATCTTTGCCCCGAACGACTCAGTGCTATCCATAAATTAGCCAGTCAATTACGACTTTGGTGGGCGCTGGCCGGTTCGATCCGAATCGGTGACGTCGACTGGCTAGGTCAACAGAACGTCCGACCAGATTGTATTGGCGTCCGAGGTGACATTTGTACTGAAGATCGCACCAGTCCGTTGTGTGAAACCCGAATGAGTCTCTGGTCAAATCGCCTTGCCAAGAATTAA
- a CDS encoding ribonuclease D has product MTSSVTLNYQSINTVAQLEQFCDEIAACDRIGFDTEFVSEDTYRPLLSLIQVVAGDRLAIIDPLTVEDTTPFWNLLVEPGRTVIAHAAREEARFCIRFTGKPIAGLFDTQLAAGFVGMEYPSSLGTLVQRMVGKTLPKGETRTNWMRRPLTEDQITYALQDVTDLFAMHDQLSAMAKKLNRESWLEEETGIFQQKVIDGETRENWRRVSGASGLNPRKLETVRQIWLWREARAKELDRLPKRILRDDLLVELARKGSSDVQKIRGIRGMERRGFNDQYEAIAAAIQVANDTPDEDLPRRPRGTRRAVSPMLSQFLSTSIACISRQHKLAPSIVGNADDVRELLGYELDRRDVDNEPSLLKGWRGEIVGKTFRRILAGELAIRVADVTETQPLEFIEAENS; this is encoded by the coding sequence TTGACTTCAAGCGTAACGTTGAATTACCAGTCCATAAATACGGTCGCCCAACTCGAACAATTCTGCGACGAGATCGCAGCATGCGATCGGATTGGATTCGACACCGAATTTGTCTCCGAAGACACCTATCGTCCCCTGCTAAGTCTGATCCAAGTCGTCGCCGGTGACCGGTTGGCGATCATCGATCCGTTGACCGTCGAGGACACCACGCCTTTTTGGAATCTGCTGGTCGAGCCCGGCCGAACCGTCATCGCCCATGCGGCTCGTGAAGAGGCTCGTTTCTGCATCCGCTTCACCGGCAAGCCGATCGCAGGACTGTTCGATACTCAACTGGCCGCAGGTTTCGTCGGGATGGAGTACCCGTCGTCGCTGGGCACGTTGGTTCAGCGGATGGTCGGCAAGACGTTGCCCAAGGGGGAGACACGGACAAATTGGATGCGCCGGCCGCTGACCGAGGATCAGATCACTTACGCACTGCAGGACGTGACCGATCTGTTTGCGATGCATGATCAATTGTCGGCAATGGCCAAGAAGCTCAATCGCGAAAGTTGGCTGGAAGAAGAGACCGGCATCTTTCAGCAGAAAGTGATCGACGGCGAGACTCGTGAGAACTGGCGCCGCGTCAGTGGTGCTTCAGGATTGAACCCGCGCAAATTGGAAACAGTGCGTCAGATTTGGCTGTGGCGTGAAGCCCGTGCCAAGGAACTGGACCGGCTGCCCAAGCGAATTCTGCGAGACGACCTGTTGGTTGAATTGGCCAGGAAGGGGTCAAGCGACGTCCAGAAGATTCGCGGGATCCGGGGCATGGAACGACGCGGTTTCAACGATCAATACGAAGCGATTGCGGCTGCGATCCAAGTGGCCAACGACACGCCGGACGAAGACTTGCCGCGACGTCCACGTGGGACTCGGCGGGCGGTTTCGCCAATGTTGAGCCAATTCTTGTCGACTTCGATCGCGTGCATCAGTCGCCAACACAAGCTCGCACCGTCGATCGTCGGAAACGCAGATGACGTGCGAGAGTTGCTGGGATACGAACTGGATCGACGCGATGTCGACAACGAGCCATCGTTGTTGAAGGGATGGCGGGGCGAGATCGTTGGCAAGACGTTCCGGCGAATCTTGGCCGGCGAATTGGCGATCCGAGTGGCCGACGTCACCGAGACTCAGCCGCTTGAGTTCATCGAAGCAGAAAACAGCTAG
- a CDS encoding sodium:solute symporter family protein codes for MTPGMIKVVIIGVYLGLLLCLGLFSSRLFKGTSKDYLLASHSIGPFLLLMSLFGTTMTGFALVGSTGEAFAEGVGVYGLLASSSGIIHSLCFFVLGVKLWSWGKKYGYTTQAGFFRDRLDSDKIGLVLFPILVGLVVPYLLVGVISAGKAIEGATRGDFPGLTENGAIPPWLTELVICVVVLVYVFFGGMRGTAWANTFQTIVFMVLGVVAFYLIATGLAEKSVADGRAHQLVDGQRVVRTEPPTGFWDSMQIVSQEIPKARRVRAEVTAEDQIESVEAPAQFRTREGMDPWMFFTYMLIPFSVGMFPHLFQHWLTAKSASAFKLPVVVHPVFILIVWIPCVLIGVWATTGLINIPPPIAGDPNKVLGFMVKSLSGDVLGGFLLAGILAAIMSSLDSQFLCIGTMFTTDIVVHYGGKDRFNDKQIITISRVFIIAIVAVTYALSLTDIAQTRVFQLGIWCFSGFSSLFPLALLAVYWRGLSKWGAYAGVLTSAGVWYALFSASGFGAIDNWSVDFTIGERTIHTMPVATIFIASLVATVVVSLVTPKPNEATLAKFFPAKGS; via the coding sequence ATGACACCTGGAATGATCAAAGTCGTCATCATTGGCGTCTATTTGGGGCTGCTGCTTTGTCTCGGCTTATTCTCGTCGCGTCTGTTCAAAGGCACCTCGAAAGACTACTTGCTTGCGAGTCACTCGATTGGCCCTTTCCTGTTGCTGATGTCTTTGTTCGGCACCACCATGACCGGTTTCGCGTTGGTCGGTTCGACGGGCGAGGCGTTTGCCGAGGGCGTCGGAGTCTACGGTCTGCTGGCATCGTCGTCGGGGATCATCCACTCCCTTTGCTTCTTTGTCCTTGGCGTCAAGCTTTGGTCATGGGGTAAAAAATATGGTTACACGACTCAGGCTGGGTTCTTTCGTGATCGACTGGACAGCGACAAGATCGGTTTGGTGTTGTTCCCGATCTTGGTCGGGTTGGTCGTGCCCTACTTGCTAGTCGGAGTGATCTCGGCTGGAAAAGCGATCGAAGGCGCGACTCGAGGCGACTTTCCTGGTTTGACCGAAAACGGTGCGATTCCGCCTTGGCTGACCGAGTTGGTGATTTGTGTCGTTGTCTTGGTTTACGTTTTCTTCGGCGGCATGCGAGGCACAGCCTGGGCCAACACTTTCCAAACCATCGTGTTCATGGTTTTGGGTGTGGTTGCGTTTTACTTGATCGCAACCGGATTGGCGGAAAAGTCGGTTGCCGACGGACGTGCCCACCAACTGGTCGACGGACAAAGAGTAGTTCGTACTGAACCACCAACTGGGTTTTGGGACTCGATGCAAATCGTGTCTCAGGAAATCCCCAAGGCTCGCCGGGTACGAGCTGAGGTGACTGCCGAAGACCAAATTGAATCAGTCGAAGCGCCGGCGCAGTTTCGGACTCGCGAGGGAATGGATCCGTGGATGTTCTTCACCTACATGTTGATTCCATTTTCCGTCGGCATGTTTCCGCACCTATTTCAGCACTGGTTAACCGCGAAAAGCGCATCGGCATTCAAGTTGCCAGTCGTCGTGCACCCGGTCTTCATTTTGATTGTGTGGATTCCGTGCGTCTTGATCGGCGTTTGGGCGACCACGGGCCTGATCAACATTCCGCCGCCGATTGCCGGAGACCCCAACAAGGTCTTGGGCTTCATGGTCAAGTCGCTGTCGGGCGATGTGCTAGGTGGGTTTCTGCTAGCCGGTATTTTGGCGGCAATCATGTCCTCATTGGACAGCCAGTTTTTGTGCATCGGCACGATGTTCACCACTGACATTGTTGTTCACTACGGCGGGAAGGATCGGTTCAATGACAAGCAGATCATCACGATCTCGCGAGTGTTCATCATTGCGATTGTGGCCGTCACCTACGCTCTCAGCCTGACCGACATTGCTCAAACACGCGTGTTCCAGCTAGGAATTTGGTGCTTCAGTGGGTTCAGCAGTCTGTTCCCATTGGCGCTGTTGGCGGTGTACTGGCGCGGCCTTTCAAAGTGGGGCGCCTACGCTGGCGTTTTGACTTCGGCGGGCGTTTGGTACGCATTGTTTTCAGCGTCTGGTTTTGGTGCGATTGATAACTGGTCCGTCGACTTTACGATTGGCGAGCGAACGATTCACACGATGCCAGTCGCAACCATTTTTATCGCGTCTTTGGTCGCAACGGTCGTCGTATCATTGGTCACGCCGAAGCCAAACGAAGCGACGTTGGCGAAGTTCTTTCCAGCTAAGGGTTCATGA